The Streptomyces sp. HUAS CB01 genome has a segment encoding these proteins:
- a CDS encoding glycosyltransferase family 2 protein: MQVAELDLDTLEPPPQAGSHGAGGAPGPGVLALRPGPGGAPVGPGEAFVLVRHRGRPVGTLTATVPQGADPAEVLAAAARDRLAPRPADRPSSGATRRRAAPDPGTSEAFGTPDAFGTSTGPAASVAPAGDPRRAGPPRTTVVVATRERPGRLARALDSLLAQDHPDFGIVVVDNAPLTGATRELIERKYGERVRYVLEPVPGLAVAHNRGVAAADGPVLAFTDDDVVADPHWLTALTAPFAEDARIGCVTGLILPARLTTPAQILLESHGGFAKGFAPRTYDPARPPADEPLFPFAAGRFGSGANMAFRARALRAAGGFDPATGTGTAARGGDDLYAFVRILADGHRLRYTPDALVWHHHRETERDLRNQAYGYGAGLTAYLTALVARRPGLLPALLARLPRGLAHARATTAHRDGGGGVPGEHGTASHPWPRSLSRLERRGMLAGPLGYVRARIRVRGLPLPWEER, encoded by the coding sequence ATGCAGGTCGCCGAGCTCGACCTCGACACGCTCGAACCGCCGCCGCAGGCCGGATCCCACGGGGCCGGGGGCGCACCCGGCCCGGGTGTGCTCGCCCTGCGCCCCGGACCGGGCGGGGCCCCGGTCGGACCGGGGGAGGCGTTCGTGCTCGTACGGCACCGGGGCCGGCCCGTCGGCACGCTCACCGCCACCGTGCCGCAAGGAGCCGACCCGGCGGAGGTCCTGGCCGCCGCGGCCCGGGACCGCCTGGCGCCGCGCCCCGCGGACCGTCCGTCGTCCGGAGCCACCCGCCGCCGCGCCGCGCCGGACCCCGGGACCTCCGAGGCCTTCGGAACCCCCGACGCTTTCGGGACCTCCACGGGCCCTGCGGCCTCCGTCGCTCCCGCAGGGGATCCGCGCCGGGCCGGTCCGCCCCGGACCACCGTCGTCGTCGCCACCCGCGAGCGCCCCGGCCGGCTCGCCCGCGCCCTGGACTCGCTGCTCGCCCAGGACCATCCGGACTTCGGGATCGTCGTCGTGGACAACGCGCCCCTGACCGGCGCCACCCGGGAGCTGATCGAGCGCAAGTACGGCGAGAGGGTGCGGTACGTGCTCGAGCCCGTGCCGGGCCTGGCCGTCGCCCACAACCGCGGTGTCGCCGCCGCCGACGGGCCCGTGCTCGCCTTCACCGACGACGACGTCGTGGCGGACCCGCACTGGCTGACCGCGCTCACGGCGCCGTTCGCCGAGGACGCCCGCATCGGCTGCGTCACGGGACTGATCCTCCCCGCGCGGCTCACCACGCCCGCCCAGATCCTGCTGGAGAGCCACGGCGGCTTCGCCAAGGGCTTCGCTCCCCGCACGTACGACCCGGCGCGGCCGCCCGCCGACGAGCCGCTGTTCCCGTTCGCCGCGGGCCGTTTCGGCTCGGGCGCCAACATGGCGTTCCGCGCCCGGGCGCTCAGGGCCGCCGGCGGTTTCGACCCGGCGACCGGCACCGGCACGGCGGCCCGCGGCGGTGACGACCTCTACGCCTTCGTACGGATCCTCGCCGACGGCCACCGGCTGCGGTACACGCCCGACGCGCTGGTCTGGCACCACCACCGGGAGACCGAGCGCGACCTGCGGAACCAGGCGTACGGCTACGGCGCCGGCCTCACCGCCTACCTCACCGCGCTCGTCGCCCGCCGGCCCGGCCTGCTTCCGGCGCTGCTCGCCCGGCTGCCCCGCGGCCTCGCCCACGCCCGCGCGACGACCGCCCACCGCGACGGCGGCGGGGGCGTACCCGGGGAGCACGGGACCGCAAGCCACCCCTGGCCGCGCAGCCTCTCCCGGCTGGAGCGGCGCGGGATGCTCGCCGGACCCCTCGGATACGTCAGGGCCCGCATCCGGGTCCGAGGACTGCCGCTCCCCTGGGAGGAGAGATGA
- a CDS encoding GNAT family N-acetyltransferase produces MHIRVVRPGELDEGEAESWRELRAKSGAPASPFMEPEFTQAVAVVRPRARVAVVEDDGVPAGFFPYEKGLFGHGRAIGLGVSDCQGAVLRPGLDLSARGLLRACGLSVWEFDNLEAGQGLFEPGSAEEFASPVIDVGEGYAAYEERLREQSPKFFRTTTAKERRLGRQAGEVRFVFDERDPSALRTLMAWKSAQYRRTGRRDRFAQEWISTLVRRLHDTRAPGCSGVLSVLYAAERPVAAHFGLRSRTVLSCWFPAYDTAYAKFSPGLVLHLRMAEAAAAAGIGVLDLGRGAAEYKDALKTGELRVHEGSSVRPGPGAALHRLSREPGRRAHRFVRSRPRLAAYAQRTLSGIGRLRGD; encoded by the coding sequence GTGCACATTCGTGTGGTCAGGCCCGGGGAGCTGGACGAGGGGGAGGCCGAGTCCTGGCGTGAGCTGCGTGCCAAGTCCGGCGCCCCCGCCAGTCCCTTCATGGAGCCGGAGTTCACCCAGGCCGTGGCCGTGGTGCGGCCGCGGGCCAGGGTCGCGGTCGTCGAGGACGACGGAGTACCGGCCGGTTTCTTCCCTTACGAGAAGGGACTGTTCGGACACGGCCGGGCCATCGGGCTCGGCGTCTCCGACTGCCAGGGGGCCGTGCTGCGGCCCGGGCTGGACCTGTCCGCGCGCGGCCTGCTGAGGGCCTGTGGGCTCTCCGTGTGGGAGTTCGACAACCTGGAGGCGGGGCAGGGCCTCTTCGAGCCCGGCAGCGCCGAGGAGTTCGCTTCCCCGGTGATCGACGTCGGCGAGGGGTACGCCGCGTACGAGGAGCGGCTGCGCGAGCAGTCGCCCAAGTTCTTCAGGACCACCACGGCCAAGGAGCGCAGACTCGGCCGCCAGGCGGGCGAGGTGCGGTTCGTCTTCGACGAGCGCGACCCCTCGGCGCTGCGCACGCTCATGGCCTGGAAGTCCGCCCAGTACCGCAGGACGGGCCGCCGGGACCGCTTCGCCCAGGAGTGGATCAGCACGCTCGTGCGGCGGCTCCACGACACGCGGGCGCCGGGCTGCTCCGGCGTCCTGTCCGTGCTGTACGCGGCGGAGCGCCCCGTCGCCGCACATTTCGGACTCCGCTCGCGCACGGTCCTGTCCTGCTGGTTCCCGGCGTACGACACCGCGTACGCCAAGTTCTCGCCGGGCCTGGTCCTGCATCTGCGGATGGCCGAGGCCGCCGCGGCCGCGGGTATCGGGGTGCTCGATCTCGGCCGTGGCGCCGCCGAGTACAAGGACGCCCTCAAGACCGGTGAACTCCGTGTCCACGAGGGCTCGTCCGTCCGGCCCGGCCCGGGGGCGGCGCTCCACCGGCTGAGCCGCGAGCCGGGGCGGCGCGCCCACCGCTTCGTCCGCAGCCGGCCCCGGCTCGCCGCGTACGCGCAGCGGACGCTCAGCGGCATCGGCCGGCTGCGGGGGGACTGA
- the hutI gene encoding imidazolonepropionase: MSSTLITRIGTLVTNDPAFGDGGPLGLIEDAALVLDGGTVAWAGRAADAPDADERHDAGGRAVIPGFVDSHSHLVFAGDRTAEFNARMSGRAYSAGGIRTTVAATRAASDAELEANLTHYLDEALRQGTTTFETKSGYGLTVADEARALRIAARHTEEVTYLGAHIVSPDFAEDPAAYVALVTGEMLDACAPHARWVDVFCEKGAFDGDQARAVLTAGMAKGLVPRVHANQLTYGPGVQLAVELDAASADHCTHLTDQDVDALASGSTVATLLPGAEFSTRAEWPDARRLIDAGVTVALSTDCNPGSSFTSSVPFCIALAVRDMGMTPDEAVWSATAGGAAALRRTDIGRLSPGARADLAVLDAPSHVHLAYRPGVPLVREVWRRGARAV; this comes from the coding sequence ATGAGCAGCACTCTCATCACCCGCATCGGCACCCTCGTCACCAACGACCCCGCGTTCGGCGACGGCGGCCCCCTCGGTCTGATCGAGGACGCGGCCCTCGTCCTCGACGGCGGCACCGTCGCCTGGGCCGGCCGTGCCGCCGACGCCCCGGACGCCGACGAGCGCCATGACGCGGGCGGCCGCGCCGTGATCCCGGGTTTCGTGGACTCGCACTCGCATCTCGTGTTCGCCGGCGACCGCACCGCCGAGTTCAACGCCCGTATGTCCGGCCGCGCCTACTCGGCGGGCGGCATCAGGACCACCGTCGCCGCGACCCGCGCCGCCTCGGACGCGGAGCTCGAGGCGAACCTCACGCACTACCTCGACGAGGCGCTGCGGCAGGGCACCACCACGTTCGAGACCAAGTCCGGGTACGGCCTCACCGTGGCGGACGAGGCGCGCGCCCTGCGCATCGCCGCGCGGCACACCGAGGAGGTGACGTACCTCGGCGCCCACATCGTGTCCCCGGACTTCGCCGAGGACCCGGCCGCGTACGTCGCGCTCGTCACCGGCGAGATGCTCGACGCGTGCGCCCCGCACGCCCGCTGGGTCGACGTGTTCTGCGAGAAGGGCGCGTTCGACGGGGACCAGGCCCGTGCGGTCCTCACCGCGGGCATGGCGAAGGGCCTCGTTCCGCGCGTGCACGCCAACCAGCTCACGTACGGCCCCGGCGTGCAGCTCGCCGTCGAACTGGACGCGGCGTCCGCCGACCACTGCACCCACCTCACGGACCAGGACGTGGACGCCCTCGCGAGCGGGAGCACCGTCGCGACGCTGCTCCCGGGGGCCGAGTTCTCCACCCGCGCCGAGTGGCCCGACGCCCGCCGCCTGATCGACGCGGGCGTGACGGTCGCGCTGTCCACGGACTGCAACCCGGGCTCGTCGTTCACGTCCTCCGTGCCGTTCTGCATCGCCCTGGCGGTACGCGACATGGGCATGACGCCGGACGAGGCCGTCTGGTCCGCCACGGCGGGCGGCGCCGCCGCGCTGCGCCGCACGGACATCGGCCGCCTCTCGCCCGGCGCCCGTGCCGACCTCGCCGTCCTGGACGCCCCGAGCCATGTGCATCTCGCCTACCGGCCGGGTGTTCCGCTGGTGCGCGAGGTGTGGCGGCGGGGGGCGCGGGCGGTCTGA